The window CTGCAGGCCGCCGCCAAGGGGGAGGCCGGGGACGTGACGTTGCGCTACATGGTCTTCGACATCCTCCAGCTCGGCGCGCCGGGTGACCAGGACGCGAGTCCGCAGCTGCGGACTCCGTACCGTCAGCGCCGCGAACTCCTGCGCGAGGTGCTGGCGGAGGGTGAGCACGTCACCGTCCCTCCCGCGCACACCGGGAGCCTGGCCCAGGCGGAGAAGATCAGCCGCGAGCTGGCGCTGGAGGGGCTGGTGGCCAAACGCGCCGACTCTACCTACCTGCCCGGTAAGCGGGGCAAGGCGTGGCTGAAGCTGAAGACGCAGCTGCACCAGGAGGTGGTGGTGATCGGTGCCCGCCACGGCAAGGGCGGGCGCGCCGGCGGGATCGGTTCGCTGCTGCTGGCGGTGCCGGACGCCGACGGTCAGCTGCGCTACGCCGGCCGCGTCGGCACCGGCTTCACCGCCGCGCAGCTGGGGGACATCGAGAAGACCCTGCGCCGGATCGAGCGCAAGACCCCGCCGGTCGACGACGTGCCGGCGGCGGACCAGTCCGACGCGTGGTTCGTCACCCCGAAGCTTGTCGGGGAGGTGTCCCTGGCAGGCCGGACGCGTGAGGGGCGGGTACGCCAGGCCGCGTGGCGCGGGTGGCGTGCGGACAAGAGCCCCGACGAGGTGCGCTGGGAGGTGTAGGGGCCGGTGAACCAGTGGATGCTGGCGATCAACCGCACCCTGTGAACTACTGCTCCAGCGGCACGATGACCAGGTCCGTGGTGGAGTCCAGGAGCCCCTGCTCCGGCGTGGTGTCCGCGGTGACCTCGGTCTGCTCGACCCGGATGACGGACTGATCGCCGGCGCGGTCCTGCGGGACGGTCTGCGGAGCCATGCGGCCCTCCGGGGCGGTGGTGTCGGTGGGTGCGGTGCCGATGCCGAAGAACTCGTCGAGACCCGTGACGTTGAACTGGGTCGAGTTGTAACGGGTGTTGCTGCCGGTCCGCCACTGGGACACCACGAGATCCATGTCCCCGATGGTCGAACCCGGGACGATGTAACCGCCGTAGACCTGCGCGAAGTTGCCGGCGTCCTGCGGGGAACCCCACACGCCGCCGAGGATGACGTCCGCCGGGGTGATGGCGTCCCAGTCGTCGGTGATGTTCTCCGTGATGCGCACCTGCACGGTGTAGGTGGAGGCGTTGAACATGGCCAGGACCCAGTGGCCCTCGATGTAGCGCAGGGACATCTCGCCGGCGGCGACGTCGTCGCTCAGCACCGGGGTGCCGGCGAAGGTGGCGTCCCACTCGCCGGTGGTGGTGTTGTAGTGCTCCCAGGTGGTGCGGTCGGCGATCTGCTCCGGCAGGAAGCGGGAGAGGTAGACGTCGTCGGCACGCTTGAACTCCGAGGACATGACGTAGACGTAGCCGTCCGGACCCTGCTCCCACGTGATGAGATTGCCCTGGCCGTTCATGTACGAGGTCGGGGTGGTGCCGAGCGACTCCCAGGTGGCTCCCTGGTCGGTGGACTCCCAGATCTCGGTGCGCAGCACGTTGCCGATGCCCTGGTTCCACATGCCCTGCAGGTAGAGGGTGCCGTCGATGTTGATGACGTCGGAGGGGATGACGGTGATGCCGTCGGTGTGGGCGTAGTCGATGAGCTGCTCGACGCGGTCACCGTCGTTGAGGGGTCGGAGGATCTCGATGCGGCCGTCCTCACCCATGACGGCGACGACACCGACCGGGCTCATCCACTCGCCCTGCCCGAAGCGGGGACCCCGCCACGAATCGCCGAAGAGGATGGCGAACTCCTCGCCCACCCCGATGTTCGCCATGACGCCGAGGTCACCGATGAGGAAACCGACGTTCTCGGAGATGCCCTGGCCGAGGAGATCACCGACGACGGTGATGACCAGCGGGCCGTCCACCCGGTCCTCGCCGAACTCGACCTTGTTCACCGGGCCGCGGGAGCTGCCCGAGGAGCCGGAGGAACCGGAGGAGCCGGAGCTGCTCGAGCTCTGCGCCAGTGCCGGGGTGACGGCACCGCCGCCGAGGACGAGGGTGAGGGAGAGGGCGATGATGGGAAGCGTCTTCTTCACGGGGAGTTCTTTTCAGCAGGGGGCCGGACAACGAGTAGAGACATTACAGACCGGCCATGAACAGATCTCGATGACGCTCATCACATCGGATCTCTGGTTAGTGTGGGGCCATGCGTCGAATCCTCGCCCTGTCCCTATCCGCGGTCCTGCTCAGCGGCTGCACCTCGGAACCCGCGGAGGTGCCACCGCCCACGGAGGGGGCCACGGTGTCGCCGGCGACGGTGGACCCGGAGCTTGTCGAAGAAGAGGAGGAGGGCGCGGAGGTCGCCGGCACCCCGGAGCCGGTCGCCCTCGACGACGCCACCCGCGAGTTCACCGTCGACGAGCACGGCAGCTTCAACACCGGGTGGGCGATGACCTTCCTGCCGGGCACCGACCATCTGCTCATCGCCGAGCGCCGCGGCGCGCTGCAGCTGCGGGACCAGACGACCGGCAAGGTCACGGAGGTCACCGGTCTGCCGCCCGTGCACGCGCAGGGGCAGGCGGGCATGCACGACATCATCCCCGGACCCACCTTCGAGCAGGACGGCATGGTCTACCTCAGCTGGGTCCGGTCCCACACCAACGGTGCGCAGGGGGTCGTGGGTCGCGCGTACCTGGACATGGACCGGCATCAGTTGACGGGGCTGCAGGAGATCTGGGAGCAGACCCCGGCCGCCGGCAACGGCCATCTCTCGCTGCGCCTGCTCATTGACGACGGCCACCTCTACGTCACCTCCGGCGACCGGCAGGAGATGACCCCCGCGCAGGAGAACGACACGAACCTCGGTTCCGTCCTGCGCCTCACCCTCGACGGGCAGCCGGCGCCGGGCAACCCGTGGGACACCGAGCAGTGGACGATGGGACACCGCAACGCGTTGGGCATCGACACCGACGACCAGGGGCGCATCTGGGTCTCGGAGATGGGCCCGCAGGGCGGCGACGAACTCAACCTGCTGGTCGAGGGCGACAACTACGGGTGGCCGGAGGCGTCGATGGGCGTGCACTACAACAACGACCCCATCCCCGACCACAGCGACGACGACGGTTTCCACGGCCCCGCCGCATGGTGGGTGCCGTCGATCTCGCCCGGCAACCTCCTCATCTACTCCGGGGAGCTTTTCGACGGCTGGTCGAACTCCGCCCTCCTCGGCGGATTGTCCGGCGAGAAGATCGTCCGGGTGGAGCTCGGCGAGCCGGCGACGGTCGTCGACGAATGGGAGATGGGCGCGCGCATCCGGGCGCTGGCCGAGGCACCCGACGGGGCGATCTGGGTGCTGGAGGACGGCCCGGCCGGCAGACTGCTGGAGCTGCGCCCGGCCTGACGTGTCGGCGGGGTGAAGAACAGTTCCCGCTCGTGCCACAGCACGACGGCGGTGATCACGAGAAGGACACCGGTGGCGATGACCTCTGTGTCCGGGTGCGTGGCCAGGACCTGGGTGCTCAGGTTCGCGCCGAGGTGGACGAGGATCGTGAGCGTGATGTTGCGGTCGCCGCGGACGTAGATCCAGTTCATCAGCAGCACGAACGGGAGCATGCTCACGGGGAAGTTGAGGGCGTGGATCCACCCCTCGGCCACCGTCTGCTCCTGGGAGGAACCGGCGAACAGCGCGAGCGGGGCGTGCCACAGGGCCCACACCACCGCGAAAATCAGCGACGTGGTGAACAGCGAGAACCGGCTGCGCAGGGTGTCGGTGCCGTAGGAGTGCCAGGCCAGTTCCTCGACGACCGGTGCCAGGATGAGCACCGTCCAGCCGGACAGCAGCCCGATGCCGAAGGTTGCGCCACCCCGCCAGAGGAACTGCTCGGGGGAGTAGCCGAAGAACAGGGAGATGCCGGTGGCGACGAGCACCGCCCCCGGCATGAGCCCGACCGCCAGGGCCGTCCACACCGGGTGGACGCGACGGAAGTCCCACACGCGGCGCCACATGTCGCGTTGCAGTGCGCGGTCGTGGCGGGTCAGCCACCACACGACACCGAGCGGCGCGAAGAGTCCGGAAAGCGCCAGCAGGGAAGCTGGCCCGGCCTGGTCCTGGTGGCTGAACCAGGCACCGGGCACCCACAGAGCCCAGGGGACCAGGGTGGCGAGGAGGTAGAAGGTGAGGGGCCTGTCGTAACGGTGGCAGGGCACGCGGTCGGGGGCGTGAACTGTGCTCATGACCTGGACGTTAGGCCGGTCCCGGGTGGCTGTCTGCCCGGGGCCAGCAAGATCGGGGCGAACCCCGAGATAAACCGGGGCTCTCCCCTACAGCCCCTTGACGTTGAGCACCTGGCGCAGGGTGTGGCGGATCGTCACCAATGAGGCGGCGTCCTCCATGACGACGTCGATGGGTTTGTAGGCGGCGGGGATCTCGTCGACCCACTGTTTGCCGGGGCGGTAGACGATGTCGCCCATGGCCTTCTCCAGGTCGGCGGCGGTGTACTGCTTCTTCGCCTGGGTGCGGCTGAGGGTGCGGCCGGCGCCGTGCGGGGCGGAGCGCAGGGCCTCGTCGTTGCCGAGGCCCTCGACGACGTAGGACTGGGCACCCATGGAGCCGGGGATGAGGCCGGGGCGGCCCTGTGAGGCGTCGATGGCTCCCTTGCGGGTCAGCCACACGTGGACGCCGTCGATGACGGCGGGTTCGGTGTAGTTGTGGTGGGAGTTGATACGTTCGGCCTCGCCTACGTCCGGGTCGCCCATGAAGTCGGCGAGTGCCCAGGCGAAGCGGTCCATCATGTCCTCGCGGTTGAGCAGGGCGAAGTGCTGGGCCCAGCGCAGTTCACGCAGGTATCGGTCGAATTCCGGGGTTCCCTCGCGGAGGTAGGCGTGGTCGGGGTGGTTCAGTTTCACGCCTTCGCGGCGGCACTGTTCCTGGGCGGCGCGGATGTGGACGCGGGCGATCTTATTGCCCACGCCGCGGGAGCCGGAGTGGAGGAACATCCACACCCGGTCGTCTTCGTCGAGGCACAGTTCGATGAAGTGGTTGCCGCCGCCGAGGGTGCCGAGCTGGACTTTCCAGTGCGGGGAGTGGGAGAGGTCGACGTCGTCACGCCCGGCGAGTTGCTGCAGTTCCTTCAGGCGTGGGGCGGTGAAGGGGAAGCGGTCGGTGCGTTTGTTGTAGTTGCCGGGGGAGAGCGGGATGACGTGCTCCAGGGTGTCCCGGAGGCGGGTGAGGTCGCGGCCCTCGAGGTCGGCGGCGGTGTAGCGGGTGC of the Corynebacterium humireducens NBRC 106098 = DSM 45392 genome contains:
- a CDS encoding PQQ-dependent sugar dehydrogenase, which encodes MRRILALSLSAVLLSGCTSEPAEVPPPTEGATVSPATVDPELVEEEEEGAEVAGTPEPVALDDATREFTVDEHGSFNTGWAMTFLPGTDHLLIAERRGALQLRDQTTGKVTEVTGLPPVHAQGQAGMHDIIPGPTFEQDGMVYLSWVRSHTNGAQGVVGRAYLDMDRHQLTGLQEIWEQTPAAGNGHLSLRLLIDDGHLYVTSGDRQEMTPAQENDTNLGSVLRLTLDGQPAPGNPWDTEQWTMGHRNALGIDTDDQGRIWVSEMGPQGGDELNLLVEGDNYGWPEASMGVHYNNDPIPDHSDDDGFHGPAAWWVPSISPGNLLIYSGELFDGWSNSALLGGLSGEKIVRVELGEPATVVDEWEMGARIRALAEAPDGAIWVLEDGPAGRLLELRPA
- a CDS encoding RtcB family protein — protein: MQAPFPISDSVKSWASLLDDATREQARSLGELPFIHPHIALMPDAHAGLGSAVGTVIPTVGVVLPAAVGVDIGCGMIAARTRYTAADLEGRDLTRLRDTLEHVIPLSPGNYNKRTDRFPFTAPRLKELQQLAGRDDVDLSHSPHWKVQLGTLGGGNHFIELCLDEDDRVWMFLHSGSRGVGNKIARVHIRAAQEQCRREGVKLNHPDHAYLREGTPEFDRYLRELRWAQHFALLNREDMMDRFAWALADFMGDPDVGEAERINSHHNYTEPAVIDGVHVWLTRKGAIDASQGRPGLIPGSMGAQSYVVEGLGNDEALRSAPHGAGRTLSRTQAKKQYTAADLEKAMGDIVYRPGKQWVDEIPAAYKPIDVVMEDAASLVTIRHTLRQVLNVKGL
- a CDS encoding DUF4185 domain-containing protein, translating into MKKTLPIIALSLTLVLGGGAVTPALAQSSSSSGSSGSSGSSGSSRGPVNKVEFGEDRVDGPLVITVVGDLLGQGISENVGFLIGDLGVMANIGVGEEFAILFGDSWRGPRFGQGEWMSPVGVVAVMGEDGRIEILRPLNDGDRVEQLIDYAHTDGITVIPSDVINIDGTLYLQGMWNQGIGNVLRTEIWESTDQGATWESLGTTPTSYMNGQGNLITWEQGPDGYVYVMSSEFKRADDVYLSRFLPEQIADRTTWEHYNTTTGEWDATFAGTPVLSDDVAAGEMSLRYIEGHWVLAMFNASTYTVQVRITENITDDWDAITPADVILGGVWGSPQDAGNFAQVYGGYIVPGSTIGDMDLVVSQWRTGSNTRYNSTQFNVTGLDEFFGIGTAPTDTTAPEGRMAPQTVPQDRAGDQSVIRVEQTEVTADTTPEQGLLDSTTDLVIVPLEQ